The Bacillota bacterium region AACACCCTTCCAGGTTTCGTGTATCCTTAAAACGCTGTCTTCAGACAGTCCTCGTCGGGTGTTGCGGAGGTCGACGGACGACGTCCTCCAGGAATGCCCGGAAAGGCGGCCCCAGATCGGCCCGCGCCAGAGCGAATTCGACGGTGGCCATTAGGAATCCCAGTTTGTCCCCCACGTCGTACCGGGTGGCGCGAGGACGGTATGCGTACAGGGGTTTGCGTAGGGCCAGTTCGCGCAGGGCGTCAGTGAGTTGGATTTCGCCCCCGAACCCGGGTGGTTGCCGTTCCAAAATGGCGAATACTTCGGGATCGAGTACATAGCGCCCCACGATGGCCAGGTTGGAAGGCGCCTGCTCGACCGGAGGCTTTTCCACCAGGTCGTGCACCCGGTACAGCCCGGGGGAAATCTCCACGGTGCTTACCACGCCGTAGCGCGATACCTCTTGGGGAGGCACCGGCACCACGGCTATGACGCTGGCCTGAAGGCGGGTGGCCACGTCCACCAGTTCGGCCAGGCAGGGTCGATCTCCCACGAATATTTCGTCCCCCAGGAGCACGGCGAATGGCTCCTGGCCCACGTGATGGCGCGCCATGAGCACCGCATGCCCCAGCCCGCGCGGCTCTGGCTGCCGTACGTAATGGACGAACGCCTCGTTCTCCTGCTGGATGAGATCCAGCAGGTGACCTTTGCTGCTTTGCTTGAGGTGGCTCTCCAGTTCAGCGGCCCGGTCAAAGTGATCCTCTATGGCCCGCTTGTTCTTACCCGTCACCAGCAGGATATCCTGGATACCGGCGGCCAGTGCCTCCTCGACCACGTACTGGATGATGGGTGTATCCACCAAAGGCAGCATTTCCTTGGGCTGCGCTTTGGTAGCCGGCAGAAACCGCGTCCCCAGTCCGGCTGCCGGGATCACGGCCTTCTTTACCCGCATGGTCCATCCCCTTCTCGCTTGCGCTGGGCCATCACGGCCCATATGTGCGGGTCTTCTTGCGGCGCAGCTATGGGTAACCTAGCCACCGGGTTGCACGTGGTAACTTAGCCACCGGGCCCTGGCATTCCTGCCCGGCGGCCTGGCGATGGGGCCGGGTGGCCACCGGCAGCGAGCGGCGGCCAGACAGCGGGCGGCCGGAGGGAGGAGGGTTGACCCCCGGGGCGGGCATTGCTACACTGGGCGCAGTGAACGCGAGGGGGTGCGCCCTTGGCTTATCTACAGGAGCTCATCCATACCCTGGACCGCTTCTGGGCCGGGCAGGGGTGCCTGATCTGGCTGCCGTACGACGTGGAGAAGGGAGCGGGTACCATGAACCCCGCTACCTTCCTGCGGGTGCTGGGCCCCGAACCCTGGCGGGTGGCCTATGTGGAGCCTTCCCGCCGGCCTGCCGACGGCAGGTACGGCGAGAACCCCAACCGGCTCTACCAGCACCTTCAGTACCAGGTGATCATGAAGCCCTCGCCCGACAACATTCAAGAGATTTATTTGGAGAGCCTGGAGGCTATCGGCCTCGACCGGCGCCAGCACGACGTGCGCTTCGTGGAGGACAACTGGGAATCGCCCACCCTGGGCGCCTCCGGCCAGGGCTGGGAGGTCTGGGTGGATGGAATGGAGATCACCCAGTTCACCTATTTCCAGACCGTGGGGGGCCGGGAATGCCGCCCGGTGGCAGTGGAGATCACATACGGACTGGAGAGGCTGGCCGCCTACATTCAGGGGGTCGAAGACGTGTACCAGGTGGCCTGGTCCCCCCATCTCACCTATGATGACCTGTTCCGGGAGAATGAAAGGGAGCAGTCCCGTTACAGCTTCGAAGTGGCCGATGTAGCCCTTATGCGCCAGTTGTTCGACGCCTACGAGGCAGAGGCAGTCCGCTGCCTGGAGGCGCGGTTGCTCCTGCCGGCTTACGACTATGTGCTCAAGTGCTCTCACACCTTCAACATCCTGGATGCCAGGGGTGCCGTGAGTCTCGGGGAACGTACCTCTTACCTGGCCCGGTGTCGTCACCTGGCCCGGCGGTGCGCCGACCTGTACCTGGAGCAAAGGGAGCAGGCCGGCTACCCGTGGCAGGAACGCTGGGGTTCCTAGCGACACCGCCACGTCTGCTGACCCGGCCAACCCGCACAAACGTGGGGATACGGTAGGCGTCCCAGGGCAGGATGCTCTTCGGGAGGGAGAGATGGGTGGACTTCGTACTGGAACTGGGGATGGAGGAGGCGCCGGCCCGCTTTCTGCCCCCGGCGCTGGATCAACTGGAGGAACGTACGCGCCAGGCCCTTGAGGAGGCGCGCCTGGGGTGGAGCTCCCTCTCCACCATGGGGACGCCCCGCCGTCTGGTGTTGTTGGTGGAAGGGTTGCCGGAGCGGCAGGAGCCGCGGGTGGTCAAGGTCAGGGGCCCCGCCCGGCGGGTGGCCTTTGACGATCAGGGAAACCCGACCCGGGCGGCACTGGGGTTTGCGGCCAGCCAGGGAGTGAGGGTGGAGGATCTGGTGGTCGAAGACACGCCGGGCGGTGACTACGTGTTTGCCCTCCGGGTGGAAGAAGGACGTCCCACCGGCCAGGTGCTGGCTGCCCTCGTCCCTCAGGTGCTGGGGCAGCTTGAGTTCCCCCGCATGATGCGGTGGGGGCGAGGTGAGCACCGTTTCGTGCGACCCGTGCGCTGGATCCTGGCCCTGCTCGACAACCAGGTGGTACCGTTCACCTTTGCGGGGGTAGAGAGCGGCCGGGCGACACGGGGGCATCGATCCCTGCACCCCGCCGCAGTGGGGGTTGACCACGCCCGTGCTTACCTTCAGGTGGTGGCGGGGGCGGGGGTGGTTCCCGACCCGGTCCTCCGCCGTCGGCAGATCAAGGAGCAGGTGGAACAGGCGGCAGCATGGGTGGGCGGACAGGCCCTCTGGGACGAGGAACTGGCAGAGGAAGTTACGTTCCTGGTCGAGCACCCCGTGGCGGTGTGGGGCCGCTTCCACCCCGACTACCTCGCCCTGCCCCGCGATGTGATCATCACTGTGCTCCGGCACCACCAGCGGTTTTTCGCCGTCCGCGACCCGGGCGAACCGGCCCGGTTGCTTCCCGCCTTCGTGGCGGTGCGGGATGGGGGGCAGGAGGGACTGGATACCGTTCGGGAGGGTTACGAGCGGGTGGTGCAGGCCAGGCTGGCCGATGCCCGTTTCTTTTACGCGGAGGATCTCAAGGTGCCCCTGGAGCGCTGGGGGGAGTCTCTGGCCGGGGTCGGGTTCCTGGAGGACATGGGGACTCTGCAGGACAAGGTGGCCCGGATGGAGATCCTGGTGGGCTTCCTGGCTTACGCTTTCGGCCTGGACGGGCGCCTGGCCACGGTTTGCCGAAGGGCTGCCCGCCTTTCCAAAGCCGACCGGGCTACGCACATGGTGAGAGAGTTGCCCGAACTGGAGGGCATCATGGGCAAGGAGTATGCCCTGCACTCGGGAGAGGATCCCGCCGTGGCTGAGGCCATTCGCGAGCACTACCTCCCCCGTTATGCCCAGGACGAACTGCCCTCTTCCATGGCCGGGATGGTGGTGAGCCTGGCCGACCGCCTGGACACCCTGGTGGGCGCTTTTGCCGCCGGCCTGGAGCCAACGGGGTCCCAGGACCCCTACGGGCTGAGGCGCGCCGCCTACGGGCTGGTGCGCATCCTGTGGGCCGCGGGCTTGCGCCTTTCCCTGGGCTGGGCGATCGAAGAAGCGCAGGCCGCCTACCGGCAGGTGCTGGGGCGGGCGGAGCTGGTGGGGGGAGAGGCGGCGGAGCGGGTGAAAACCTCTCTGCTGGAATTCTTGCGTCACCGGATCCGTAACCTTTTCGGGGAGCAGGGTATCCGGCCCGACTTCGTCGAGGCCGTGGTCGCCAGGACGGACGACGTGAGCGACGCCTGGAACCGGGCCCGGACGCTGCAGGAGGTCAAGGACTACCCCGAGTTCACCGATGCCCTGGCCGCCTTCCGGCGGGTGGTGACCCTGGCCGAGAAGGCGGAAGACGATGCCGTAGAGCCTGGACTCCTGCGGGAGCCTCCCGAACGCCAGTTGTGGGAAGCATACCTTGCTTGCAGCCCCACTGCCCGTGCCTATGCGGAGGCGGGTGACTGGCGGCGCTTTCTGGCGGCGGTGGCCACCCTGCGGCCTTCCGTGGACAGCTTCCTGGATAACGTGCTGGTGATGGCACCGGAGGAGCCCCTGCGCCGCAACCGGCTGGCCCTTCTACGGCGCTTGGCCGACCTCTTAGGGCTCCTGGGTGACCTCTCGCGCGTGGTCGTACTGTAGGCCGCG contains the following coding sequences:
- the glyQ gene encoding glycine--tRNA ligase subunit alpha; this encodes MAYLQELIHTLDRFWAGQGCLIWLPYDVEKGAGTMNPATFLRVLGPEPWRVAYVEPSRRPADGRYGENPNRLYQHLQYQVIMKPSPDNIQEIYLESLEAIGLDRRQHDVRFVEDNWESPTLGASGQGWEVWVDGMEITQFTYFQTVGGRECRPVAVEITYGLERLAAYIQGVEDVYQVAWSPHLTYDDLFRENEREQSRYSFEVADVALMRQLFDAYEAEAVRCLEARLLLPAYDYVLKCSHTFNILDARGAVSLGERTSYLARCRHLARRCADLYLEQREQAGYPWQERWGS
- the galU gene encoding UTP--glucose-1-phosphate uridylyltransferase GalU, with product MRVKKAVIPAAGLGTRFLPATKAQPKEMLPLVDTPIIQYVVEEALAAGIQDILLVTGKNKRAIEDHFDRAAELESHLKQSSKGHLLDLIQQENEAFVHYVRQPEPRGLGHAVLMARHHVGQEPFAVLLGDEIFVGDRPCLAELVDVATRLQASVIAVVPVPPQEVSRYGVVSTVEISPGLYRVHDLVEKPPVEQAPSNLAIVGRYVLDPEVFAILERQPPGFGGEIQLTDALRELALRKPLYAYRPRATRYDVGDKLGFLMATVEFALARADLGPPFRAFLEDVVRRPPQHPTRTV
- the glyS gene encoding glycine--tRNA ligase subunit beta → MDFVLELGMEEAPARFLPPALDQLEERTRQALEEARLGWSSLSTMGTPRRLVLLVEGLPERQEPRVVKVRGPARRVAFDDQGNPTRAALGFAASQGVRVEDLVVEDTPGGDYVFALRVEEGRPTGQVLAALVPQVLGQLEFPRMMRWGRGEHRFVRPVRWILALLDNQVVPFTFAGVESGRATRGHRSLHPAAVGVDHARAYLQVVAGAGVVPDPVLRRRQIKEQVEQAAAWVGGQALWDEELAEEVTFLVEHPVAVWGRFHPDYLALPRDVIITVLRHHQRFFAVRDPGEPARLLPAFVAVRDGGQEGLDTVREGYERVVQARLADARFFYAEDLKVPLERWGESLAGVGFLEDMGTLQDKVARMEILVGFLAYAFGLDGRLATVCRRAARLSKADRATHMVRELPELEGIMGKEYALHSGEDPAVAEAIREHYLPRYAQDELPSSMAGMVVSLADRLDTLVGAFAAGLEPTGSQDPYGLRRAAYGLVRILWAAGLRLSLGWAIEEAQAAYRQVLGRAELVGGEAAERVKTSLLEFLRHRIRNLFGEQGIRPDFVEAVVARTDDVSDAWNRARTLQEVKDYPEFTDALAAFRRVVTLAEKAEDDAVEPGLLREPPERQLWEAYLACSPTARAYAEAGDWRRFLAAVATLRPSVDSFLDNVLVMAPEEPLRRNRLALLRRLADLLGLLGDLSRVVVL